A genome region from Akkermansiaceae bacterium includes the following:
- a CDS encoding VWA domain-containing protein, whose product MIGDFITHFRFAQPGWLLLLVPSLLLLLLRRGKGASGAVVFPNLGVLLSLGKKVNRLAWNVGIPMLFTSLIFAILGMARPVWRNEYQSRIASGIDIVIAFDVSLSMDIDDFRMEGRPMRRIDAAKRVVDAFISRRPDDRIGLVAFAGRPVSASPITLDHDWLRLALDSLQLNRQDRGYPGTVKEQGTAIGSALATAATRLDNREAKSKIIVLITDGASNSGKISPLEAAQHIKTLGIKTYTVAIGTKEGRVSGRIQTFPRQEFDLPTLRKIASETRGEHFWAQSLEDLENNFRTIDNLEKTESRSLTVTDDRELYAWFVGISLLAALGLAGYISLNRTVA is encoded by the coding sequence ATGATCGGCGATTTCATCACCCACTTCAGGTTCGCCCAGCCGGGCTGGCTGCTGCTGCTCGTGCCCAGCCTGCTCCTGCTTCTGCTCCGGCGCGGCAAGGGTGCCTCCGGTGCCGTCGTTTTCCCCAACCTCGGAGTGCTCCTCAGCCTCGGGAAAAAGGTCAACCGCCTCGCCTGGAACGTAGGGATCCCCATGCTTTTCACATCGCTCATCTTCGCCATCCTCGGCATGGCGAGGCCGGTCTGGCGCAACGAATACCAGAGCAGGATCGCCAGCGGCATCGACATCGTCATCGCCTTCGATGTCTCGCTCTCCATGGATATCGACGACTTCCGCATGGAAGGGCGGCCCATGCGCCGCATCGATGCGGCGAAGCGCGTGGTCGATGCCTTCATCTCCCGCCGCCCGGACGACCGCATTGGCCTGGTGGCCTTTGCGGGCAGGCCGGTTTCCGCAAGCCCCATCACCCTGGATCACGATTGGCTCCGGCTTGCCCTCGACTCCCTCCAGCTAAACCGCCAGGACAGGGGCTACCCCGGCACCGTCAAGGAGCAGGGCACGGCGATCGGCTCGGCGCTCGCCACTGCCGCGACCCGCCTCGACAACCGCGAAGCGAAAAGCAAGATCATCGTGCTCATCACGGATGGCGCCAGCAACTCCGGGAAGATCTCCCCGCTGGAGGCGGCGCAGCACATCAAGACCCTCGGGATCAAGACCTACACCGTGGCGATAGGCACAAAGGAAGGCCGCGTTTCCGGCAGGATCCAGACATTCCCCCGGCAGGAGTTCGATCTTCCCACCCTGCGCAAAATCGCCAGCGAAACGCGCGGCGAGCATTTCTGGGCGCAAAGCCTGGAGGATCTGGAAAACAATTTCCGCACCATCGACAACCTTGAGAAAACCGAGTCCCGGAGCCTGACGGTGACGGATGACAGGGAACTCTACGCATGGTTCGTCGGCATTTCCCTGCTGGCGGCGCTCGGGTTGGCGGGCTACATTTCACTGAACAGGACTGTCGCATAA
- a CDS encoding VWA domain-containing protein: MNLAHPAWLLLWIAVPAIAVLAVLAGRFAKRPWEEFAAERLRGRLVRREHPLPRWLSLGLLLAASAAMVFTLARPQGDAGTRTETTKGRNIMIALDLSRSMRVQDVKPDRLAQAKIVIYELLDSLKDDRIGLIGFAGSPFLSAPLTIDHSAVKETVEQIDEEWVPKGGSDISAAVQLATQVLKETGQKNNALIVISDGEEHEGDLAAIIAEAERSGVTIFAVGVGTEDGGFVPHPGFVGGLVDSSGNRILSRIQPDVLRKLANGTGGSYVIAGRGADIPAMVKVAIQGIDAFEMEGGRTRIVVEFFQWALFPAIVFLMAAIVAGTRWRGMAGGVSALFFLMTVQPGHADAAKDARKAFAEERFDEARDKYRSLAESKGGGGSSAGYRLGQALSAYAAQDYRGARTAYSEALLAEDWRIAAKAHEGMGNTLFQLGWMGLSGSSYPEGEEVPDMGEFDALVREQLKRMGEAEPPESGETNEFIRLDSIILNWTDAVRHYRSALAKDPGAEGAMRNEELTMNYLKRLRELLEEEKEQTEQEIQQQEQQGQGQGQGEPQEGEGGEGEPKEGGEGEPQQGEGGEEQEDKGKGGEEQDEEGENGKNGDEEKADPNETSEERASRILSENSDVEKGPLTQGRRDFRPPDKDW, translated from the coding sequence ATGAATCTCGCACACCCAGCCTGGCTTTTGCTCTGGATCGCCGTGCCCGCCATCGCGGTGCTCGCGGTGCTGGCCGGGCGTTTCGCGAAAAGGCCGTGGGAGGAATTCGCGGCGGAGCGCCTGCGCGGGCGGCTCGTCCGGCGGGAGCATCCGCTGCCACGCTGGCTGTCCCTTGGTCTCCTGCTCGCCGCCAGCGCCGCGATGGTTTTCACATTGGCCCGTCCCCAGGGGGATGCCGGGACGAGAACGGAAACCACCAAGGGCCGCAACATCATGATCGCCCTCGATCTCTCGCGCAGCATGAGGGTGCAGGACGTGAAGCCGGATCGCCTCGCGCAGGCGAAGATCGTGATCTACGAGCTGCTGGATTCCCTGAAGGACGACCGCATCGGCCTGATCGGTTTCGCAGGCTCGCCTTTCCTCAGCGCCCCGCTCACGATCGACCACTCCGCTGTGAAGGAAACGGTGGAGCAGATCGATGAGGAATGGGTGCCGAAGGGCGGCTCGGACATTTCCGCCGCAGTCCAGCTCGCAACCCAGGTGCTCAAGGAAACGGGGCAGAAAAACAACGCATTGATCGTCATCAGCGATGGAGAGGAGCATGAGGGGGATCTCGCGGCCATCATCGCGGAAGCCGAGCGCTCCGGGGTCACGATCTTTGCGGTCGGTGTGGGCACGGAGGACGGCGGGTTTGTGCCGCACCCGGGTTTCGTCGGCGGCCTGGTGGATTCCTCGGGCAACCGCATCCTCAGCCGCATCCAGCCGGATGTCCTGCGCAAGCTGGCCAACGGCACGGGAGGAAGCTACGTCATCGCCGGGCGCGGGGCGGACATCCCGGCCATGGTGAAGGTGGCCATCCAGGGCATCGATGCCTTCGAAATGGAGGGCGGGCGGACGAGGATCGTGGTTGAGTTTTTCCAATGGGCGCTGTTCCCGGCCATCGTTTTCCTGATGGCGGCGATCGTCGCAGGCACCCGCTGGAGGGGCATGGCGGGCGGCGTCTCCGCACTTTTTTTCCTGATGACCGTGCAGCCCGGCCATGCGGATGCCGCGAAGGATGCCCGCAAGGCCTTTGCCGAGGAACGCTTCGATGAGGCCCGGGACAAGTACCGCTCCCTCGCCGAATCCAAGGGCGGGGGCGGTTCATCCGCCGGATACCGTCTCGGGCAAGCGCTGTCCGCCTACGCGGCGCAGGACTACCGGGGTGCGCGCACCGCATACAGCGAGGCCTTGCTGGCGGAAGATTGGCGGATCGCGGCCAAAGCCCACGAGGGCATGGGCAACACGCTTTTCCAGCTCGGCTGGATGGGGCTTTCCGGCAGCAGCTACCCGGAGGGCGAAGAGGTGCCGGACATGGGGGAATTCGACGCATTGGTCCGCGAACAGCTCAAGCGCATGGGCGAGGCGGAGCCGCCGGAATCCGGCGAGACCAACGAGTTCATACGCCTCGATTCCATCATACTCAACTGGACCGATGCAGTCAGGCACTATCGCTCCGCGCTCGCCAAGGATCCAGGCGCGGAGGGGGCGATGCGCAACGAGGAGCTGACAATGAATTACCTCAAAAGGCTCAGGGAGCTGTTGGAAGAGGAAAAGGAGCAGACGGAGCAGGAAATCCAGCAGCAGGAACAGCAGGGTCAGGGACAGGGACAGGGCGAACCGCAGGAAGGGGAGGGGGGCGAAGGCGAACCCAAGGAAGGCGGCGAAGGCGAACCGCAGCAAGGCGAGGGCGGCGAGGAACAGGAAGATAAGGGAAAGGGCGGGGAAGAGCAGGACGAGGAGGGCGAAAATGGCAAAAACGGGGACGAAGAGAAGGCCGATCCGAATGAGACCTCCGAGGAACGCGCAAGCCGCATCCTTTCGGAAAACTCGGATGTCGAAAAGGGACCCCTCACCCAGGGGAGGCGGGATTTCAGGCCGCCGGACAAGGACTGGTAA
- a CDS encoding BatD family protein translates to MNAFTLRIIILALLTAAIGHGAVRAKLSSGFVARGEQCIFEIRVEGQEPDTMPRVPLVKDVAIESIGFGRPQMFPGRRIESSFQFLVSSYAVGAHVIPPVEVMVDGVKHMTDPVRLEVFDPSDLKWAEAASQPAGLGETVRYASIIRIPQKKIYTNQAVPAEIKIYVPEELASAVADWGVPEFERKGLAVWRFEPSDPPGRVNLLGSPYVSISYQTSMNALAPGEVEIGPATVRLTYVRMVFDGFTRRVNVQATLDVPKLAYEVAALPEGAPEGFDNAVGKFTIGTSISETDVTEGEPLALDVIVSGSGNLDNLRTPQMVDPAGWKVYEASQTQRGEERREVTGSVVFSQFIRPLEMKSAVPPFRLVYFDPDEERYVTVTTEGIPLNMKPAAGGRGFESSGPPQALPLPVERMTDILGAIKTGGLLSAPGSSIPTWLPHALAAALALALIGKALWMRYGYLFEKDEVKIAKRRDFEKLSKVPAEDGLGFLRAAGGFAERWLAGEGGEEIRGIIEERDRLCFRAKNDVPGVPNGRRSEILRSLRRAAFGVLILALTLPSANAGDVSAKAMQAYEAAKFDEAAKLWLQAGPYEQLSADTLYNIGNASYRMGAPGQAALYYRRALARDSSHGEARQNLRFLERKYGAITIERPAYQYVLARFPLAAWKGALWCGLWLVALGLLAFPATRPGSRLRVAGVVGFVLGPLMISLGGLGWRYFPDDAGFAPLAMQAVIVGEKVVLHADAARTSPEVIDAPAGSLAEVIRRSGRWAYVGFATKTRGWVPVESIEMIIPRTPPEPPKVRKTAADGSSA, encoded by the coding sequence ATGAACGCATTCACACTCAGAATCATCATCCTGGCACTGCTCACCGCCGCCATCGGGCACGGTGCGGTGAGGGCAAAGCTCTCTTCCGGTTTTGTCGCCCGCGGTGAACAATGCATCTTCGAGATCCGCGTGGAAGGCCAGGAGCCGGACACGATGCCCCGTGTCCCGCTGGTCAAGGATGTCGCCATCGAGTCCATCGGCTTCGGCCGCCCGCAGATGTTTCCCGGACGCCGCATCGAGTCGAGCTTCCAGTTCCTCGTCTCCAGCTACGCCGTGGGTGCCCACGTGATCCCGCCCGTCGAGGTCATGGTGGACGGCGTGAAGCACATGACAGACCCGGTCCGGCTGGAGGTCTTCGACCCCAGCGACCTGAAATGGGCTGAGGCCGCCTCCCAGCCTGCGGGGCTCGGCGAGACGGTCAGATACGCAAGCATCATCCGCATCCCCCAAAAGAAGATCTACACAAACCAAGCGGTGCCTGCGGAGATCAAGATCTACGTGCCGGAAGAGCTTGCCTCAGCCGTGGCCGATTGGGGCGTGCCGGAGTTTGAGAGGAAAGGCCTCGCCGTCTGGAGGTTCGAGCCATCGGATCCGCCAGGGCGGGTCAATCTTCTCGGCTCTCCCTATGTCTCCATTTCCTACCAGACCAGCATGAACGCCCTCGCGCCCGGCGAGGTCGAGATCGGCCCGGCGACGGTGCGGCTGACCTATGTGAGAATGGTTTTCGACGGATTCACCCGCCGTGTGAATGTCCAGGCCACGCTCGACGTGCCGAAGCTTGCCTATGAGGTCGCCGCCCTGCCGGAGGGCGCGCCGGAGGGTTTTGACAACGCGGTCGGGAAATTCACCATCGGCACATCGATCAGCGAGACGGATGTCACCGAGGGCGAACCCCTGGCGCTTGACGTCATCGTCAGCGGCAGCGGGAACCTGGACAACTTGCGGACGCCGCAGATGGTGGATCCGGCAGGCTGGAAGGTTTATGAAGCGTCGCAGACGCAGCGTGGCGAGGAGCGCCGGGAGGTGACCGGCTCGGTGGTGTTCAGCCAGTTCATACGCCCGCTGGAAATGAAGTCCGCCGTCCCGCCCTTCCGCCTCGTCTATTTCGATCCGGATGAGGAGAGATACGTCACCGTCACGACGGAGGGAATCCCCCTCAACATGAAGCCCGCCGCCGGCGGCAGGGGCTTCGAATCCTCCGGGCCGCCCCAGGCGCTGCCCCTGCCCGTAGAGAGGATGACGGATATCCTGGGAGCGATCAAAACCGGCGGGCTTCTTTCCGCGCCTGGCAGCTCCATCCCCACATGGCTGCCCCATGCCCTTGCCGCAGCCCTCGCGCTCGCCCTCATCGGCAAGGCTCTGTGGATGCGCTACGGATACCTTTTTGAAAAGGACGAGGTGAAGATCGCCAAGCGCAGGGATTTCGAGAAATTGTCAAAAGTCCCTGCGGAGGACGGTCTGGGCTTCCTCCGTGCCGCCGGTGGATTTGCGGAACGCTGGCTGGCCGGGGAGGGCGGCGAAGAGATACGCGGCATCATCGAGGAGAGGGATCGCCTCTGCTTCCGGGCCAAGAACGATGTCCCCGGTGTTCCGAACGGCCGCCGCAGCGAGATACTCCGCAGCCTGCGCCGGGCGGCTTTCGGGGTGCTGATCCTGGCGCTCACGCTCCCATCCGCAAACGCGGGGGATGTATCCGCCAAGGCGATGCAAGCCTATGAGGCAGCGAAGTTCGACGAGGCGGCGAAACTCTGGCTGCAGGCCGGCCCCTACGAGCAACTCAGCGCGGACACGCTCTACAACATAGGCAACGCATCGTATCGCATGGGCGCCCCGGGTCAGGCGGCGCTCTATTACCGCCGCGCGCTGGCGAGGGACAGCAGCCATGGGGAGGCGCGGCAGAACCTGCGTTTCCTGGAGAGGAAATACGGTGCCATTACCATAGAGCGCCCGGCCTACCAATACGTCCTGGCCAGGTTTCCGCTCGCTGCATGGAAGGGTGCGCTCTGGTGCGGGCTGTGGCTCGTTGCGCTCGGCCTGCTCGCCTTCCCTGCCACCCGTCCCGGCTCCCGCCTGCGCGTGGCGGGTGTCGTCGGCTTCGTACTAGGCCCTCTGATGATCTCGCTCGGCGGGCTTGGCTGGCGATATTTCCCGGACGATGCCGGGTTTGCGCCGCTTGCCATGCAGGCGGTCATCGTCGGGGAGAAGGTGGTGCTGCATGCGGATGCCGCCCGCACGTCCCCGGAGGTGATCGACGCCCCGGCCGGTTCCCTCGCAGAGGTGATACGCCGTTCCGGGCGTTGGGCCTATGTCGGCTTTGCCACCAAGACCCGCGGCTGGGTGCCTGTGGAATCGATTGAGATGATCATCCCCCGCACCCCGCCGGAGCCGCCGAAAGTCCGCAAGACCGCTGCCGATGGCAGCAGCGCATGA
- a CDS encoding chorismate-binding protein has protein sequence MSGRIAWLARRDGTVILGSGPFAAAEQPPADGVAFYKRGFAAREKTPWMIPSSFLLMTAEEFRLAHAIQAAPAIRWETPDAMPFSFVFQEIMDCIHQGLIEKTVPVVTERGEASGSAGNAIIAAMAAQGAPLHSYGWASEEDGFAGATPELLFSLDGQRLETMALAGTARCEDEDVFGVDGKEIREHEYVAQTLVSKLLGLGSLQRRERCVLRLGSIIHFHTGISVDLDTAQDPVQLLRLLHPTPALGPLPRTEENMEMLSVWRGRLGCPEEFGAPFGVWDCGKFEAVVAIRGVWWQGKRISLPAGCGVIEASRLVNEWRELRLKRAAVKAFLA, from the coding sequence ATGAGCGGGCGAATCGCATGGCTGGCGCGGCGGGATGGGACGGTGATCCTCGGCAGCGGCCCCTTCGCCGCAGCGGAGCAACCGCCCGCCGATGGCGTCGCTTTCTACAAGCGCGGCTTCGCGGCGCGTGAGAAAACCCCGTGGATGATCCCATCCAGTTTTCTCCTGATGACGGCGGAGGAATTCCGGCTCGCCCACGCGATCCAAGCTGCACCGGCGATACGCTGGGAGACGCCGGATGCCATGCCGTTTTCCTTCGTTTTCCAGGAAATCATGGACTGTATCCACCAGGGGCTGATCGAGAAAACGGTGCCTGTTGTCACGGAAAGGGGTGAGGCTTCCGGTTCTGCGGGCAACGCGATCATCGCCGCAATGGCGGCCCAGGGCGCCCCGCTCCATTCCTACGGCTGGGCTTCGGAAGAGGACGGCTTTGCGGGGGCGACGCCCGAACTCCTGTTTTCCCTCGATGGGCAGCGGCTTGAAACCATGGCGCTCGCCGGCACCGCCCGCTGCGAGGATGAGGATGTCTTCGGCGTGGATGGAAAGGAGATCCGGGAGCACGAATACGTGGCCCAGACATTGGTGTCGAAGCTGCTCGGCCTCGGCTCGTTGCAGCGCAGGGAGCGCTGTGTCCTGCGGCTCGGCTCCATCATCCATTTCCACACCGGCATCAGCGTCGATCTCGATACGGCGCAGGATCCCGTGCAGTTGCTGCGGCTGCTGCACCCGACGCCCGCTCTCGGTCCCTTGCCGCGCACCGAGGAGAACATGGAAATGCTCAGCGTCTGGCGCGGGCGGCTGGGCTGCCCGGAGGAATTCGGCGCACCTTTCGGCGTTTGGGATTGCGGGAAATTCGAGGCGGTCGTGGCGATACGCGGCGTCTGGTGGCAGGGCAAACGGATCTCGCTGCCAGCGGGCTGCGGTGTCATCGAGGCCAGCCGCCTTGTCAATGAATGGCGCGAACTGCGCCTCAAGCGCGCCGCCGTGAAAGCTTTCCTTGCCTGA
- a CDS encoding 2,3-bisphosphoglycerate-independent phosphoglycerate mutase, which yields MAKKPVVLIIRDGWGTNPGGKETAEKDGNAILLANTPFTDETLSQYPHSFLSASGMDVGLPEGQMGNSEVGHLNLGAGRIVYQDFTRINKAIAEGTIANNEVFRKALEKAKPCRLHFIGLVSDGGVHSHQDQLIAMTKLAAEAGVKDIMIHAITDGRDTSPTGGAGYISKVEDETAKAGAKIATVVGRYFAMDRDKRWDRVKLAWDAIVHGIGTKKEILASEAVAEVYADQSKTDEFMPPMVFTEADTQRVRDGDVVLFFNFRADRARELSEAFLEKDFAGFDRGAVPQVHYVTLTVYDEKYDCDAIFSPQTLDMTLGETVAAAGMKQMRIAETEKYPHVTYFFNGGIEKENKGEKRFIIPSPKDVATYDLKPQMSAEEVTRTVVENLKDFDLVILNFANPDMVGHTGVVEAAMSAVETIDASVKAIVEQTLRLGGKLLITADHGNCEYMRNADGSPNTAHTTNLVEIIYVADDASSHKMRDGILADVAPTLLEMLRLDKPEQMTGKSLLE from the coding sequence ATGGCTAAGAAACCAGTGGTGCTAATCATTCGCGACGGCTGGGGCACAAACCCCGGCGGCAAGGAAACCGCAGAGAAGGACGGAAACGCCATCCTTCTCGCCAACACCCCTTTCACCGACGAAACCCTCTCCCAATACCCGCACTCCTTCCTCTCCGCTTCAGGCATGGATGTCGGGCTCCCGGAAGGGCAAATGGGAAATTCCGAGGTCGGTCACCTGAACCTCGGGGCCGGACGCATCGTTTATCAGGATTTCACCCGCATCAACAAGGCCATCGCGGAGGGCACGATCGCCAACAACGAGGTCTTCAGGAAGGCCTTGGAGAAAGCGAAGCCCTGCCGACTCCATTTCATCGGCCTCGTCTCCGACGGCGGAGTCCACTCCCATCAGGATCAGCTCATCGCGATGACCAAGCTCGCCGCCGAGGCGGGGGTGAAGGACATCATGATCCACGCGATCACCGACGGACGCGACACCTCCCCGACAGGCGGGGCAGGATACATCTCCAAGGTCGAGGACGAGACGGCGAAGGCCGGGGCGAAGATCGCCACGGTGGTCGGCCGCTACTTCGCGATGGACCGCGATAAGCGCTGGGACCGTGTGAAGCTCGCTTGGGATGCCATCGTCCACGGCATCGGCACGAAAAAGGAGATCCTCGCCTCCGAAGCGGTTGCCGAGGTTTACGCCGACCAAAGCAAGACCGACGAGTTCATGCCCCCCATGGTTTTCACCGAGGCAGATACGCAACGCGTGCGCGACGGCGATGTGGTGCTGTTCTTCAACTTCCGCGCCGACCGCGCCCGCGAGCTTTCCGAAGCGTTTCTCGAGAAAGACTTCGCCGGCTTCGACCGCGGCGCAGTCCCGCAGGTCCACTACGTCACCCTCACCGTCTACGACGAAAAATATGATTGCGATGCGATCTTCTCCCCGCAGACGCTCGACATGACCCTCGGGGAAACCGTCGCCGCCGCAGGCATGAAGCAGATGCGGATCGCGGAGACGGAGAAATACCCGCACGTCACCTATTTCTTCAACGGTGGCATAGAGAAGGAAAACAAGGGCGAGAAACGTTTCATCATCCCCTCGCCCAAGGACGTCGCCACCTACGACCTCAAGCCGCAGATGTCGGCGGAGGAAGTCACACGGACGGTTGTGGAAAACCTCAAGGACTTCGATCTCGTCATCCTCAACTTCGCCAATCCGGACATGGTCGGCCACACAGGCGTCGTCGAGGCGGCGATGAGCGCCGTCGAGACCATCGACGCATCGGTGAAAGCGATCGTCGAGCAAACCCTCCGCCTCGGCGGCAAGCTTCTCATCACGGCCGATCACGGCAACTGCGAATACATGCGCAATGCCGACGGCTCGCCCAACACCGCACATACCACCAACCTTGTGGAGATCATCTACGTCGCCGACGACGCATCCTCCCACAAGATGCGCGACGGCATCCTCGCCGACGTCGCGCCCACCCTGCTGGAAATGCTCCGCCTCGATAAGCCGGAGCAGATGACCGGCAAGTCGTTGTTGGAGTAG
- the mutS gene encoding DNA mismatch repair protein MutS — translation MMAQYLGMRKSLPADIILFYRLGDFYEMFFEDAKTAAPIMNVALTKRGGTPMCGVPYHSAQNYIARLLKAGKRVAIAEQTSEAVPGKLVEREIARILTAGSIDDLTLLDDQRPNYLAALSKTKNSYGLAAIDHTTGEFIIAEFNDPAQLLDELARISPSEIIIPDHQISDFSENHPHALPYDGYTFLPEHAVDLLKSHFNVHSLDGFGCANLHAASAAAGAALHYLVTQLRRPCEHLNPPKLLDNEKHVLIDQASQRNLDLIESRSGPKHTLLAVLDRTQTPMGGRLLRNWLLHPLRDIETLQARQNTIAALLAEPFLLSKARESLKNIRDIERTTSRLSQNSGNPRDLQSLSISLQSIPPLKEDLSSLLTDHCSLITSLHPLPELTTLLEAALSDEPPANLKDGNIIRDGHSADLDELRFAARGGKDWIARLQEDERKRTGIDSLKIKFNNVFGYFIEITTSQLSKVPDDYTRKQTMANAERYITPALKEMENKVLGAEERSKQLEYELFLELRQQVVTHLAELKETAAAIAEIDTLCALAETAQLHRHCRPTLTHGTELIIENGRHPVLEQTLTDTKFVPNDTELLPESSRLQILTGPNMAGKSTYIRQLALITLMAQIGAYVPADSATIGLADRIFCRVGASDDLSRGQSTFMVEMSETALILNHATEKSLVILDEIGRGTATFDGLSIAWAVAEHLHDEVKCRTLFATHYHELTDLANTREAVTNCNVAVREWNEEIIFLHKILPGPADKSYGIQVARLAGLPKPVLTRAKDILSHLEMNSSKPESKEKHPKPKTTKLEDTLPETNSPQMNLFDF, via the coding sequence ATGATGGCCCAATACCTCGGAATGAGGAAAAGCCTGCCTGCGGACATCATCCTCTTCTACCGGCTCGGGGACTTCTATGAAATGTTCTTCGAGGACGCGAAAACCGCCGCCCCCATCATGAACGTCGCCCTCACGAAACGCGGCGGCACCCCGATGTGCGGCGTCCCCTACCACTCCGCCCAAAATTACATCGCCCGCCTCCTCAAGGCCGGCAAGCGCGTCGCCATCGCCGAGCAAACCTCCGAGGCGGTACCCGGCAAACTCGTCGAGCGCGAGATCGCCCGCATCCTCACGGCCGGCTCCATCGACGACCTCACCCTCCTCGACGACCAACGCCCCAACTACCTGGCCGCCCTATCGAAAACCAAAAACTCCTACGGCCTCGCCGCCATCGACCACACCACCGGCGAGTTCATCATCGCCGAGTTCAACGACCCGGCCCAGCTCCTCGACGAGCTCGCCCGCATATCCCCCTCGGAAATCATCATCCCCGACCACCAGATCTCCGACTTCTCCGAAAACCACCCCCACGCCCTCCCTTACGACGGCTATACCTTCCTCCCCGAGCACGCCGTCGATCTCCTGAAATCCCACTTCAACGTCCACTCCCTCGACGGCTTCGGCTGTGCCAACCTCCACGCCGCATCCGCCGCCGCCGGAGCCGCCCTCCACTACCTCGTCACCCAGCTCCGCCGCCCCTGCGAGCACCTCAACCCACCCAAACTCCTCGATAACGAAAAGCACGTCCTCATCGACCAGGCCTCCCAGCGCAACCTCGACCTCATCGAATCCCGCTCCGGCCCCAAGCACACCCTGCTCGCCGTCCTCGACCGCACCCAGACCCCCATGGGCGGCCGCCTGCTCCGCAACTGGCTCCTCCACCCCCTCCGCGACATCGAAACGTTGCAAGCCCGCCAAAACACCATCGCCGCCCTCCTCGCCGAGCCATTCCTCCTCTCCAAAGCCCGCGAATCCCTCAAAAACATCCGCGACATCGAGCGCACCACCTCCCGCCTCTCCCAAAACTCCGGCAACCCCCGCGACCTCCAATCCCTCTCCATCTCCCTCCAAAGCATCCCCCCTCTGAAAGAGGATCTCTCTTCACTGCTCACTGATCACTGCTCACTGATCACTTCCCTCCACCCCCTCCCAGAACTCACCACCCTCCTCGAAGCCGCTCTCAGCGACGAACCCCCGGCCAACCTCAAGGACGGCAACATCATCCGCGACGGCCACTCCGCCGATCTCGACGAACTCCGCTTCGCCGCCCGTGGCGGAAAGGACTGGATCGCCCGGCTCCAGGAAGATGAGAGGAAACGCACCGGCATCGACTCCCTGAAAATCAAATTCAACAACGTCTTCGGCTACTTCATCGAGATCACCACCTCCCAGCTTTCCAAAGTCCCCGACGACTACACCCGCAAGCAAACCATGGCCAACGCCGAGCGCTACATCACCCCCGCGCTCAAGGAAATGGAAAACAAGGTTCTCGGCGCCGAGGAACGCTCCAAACAGCTCGAATACGAACTCTTCCTCGAGCTACGCCAACAGGTCGTCACCCACCTCGCCGAGCTAAAAGAAACCGCCGCCGCCATCGCCGAAATCGACACCCTTTGCGCCCTCGCCGAGACCGCCCAGCTCCACCGCCACTGCCGCCCCACCCTCACACACGGCACCGAACTCATCATCGAGAACGGCCGCCACCCCGTCCTCGAGCAAACCCTAACGGACACAAAGTTCGTCCCCAACGACACCGAACTCCTCCCGGAATCGAGCCGCCTCCAGATCCTCACCGGCCCCAACATGGCCGGAAAATCCACCTACATCCGCCAGCTTGCCCTCATCACCCTGATGGCTCAGATCGGCGCCTACGTCCCCGCCGATTCCGCCACCATCGGCCTCGCCGACCGCATCTTCTGCCGCGTCGGGGCATCCGATGACCTCTCGCGCGGCCAATCCACCTTCATGGTCGAGATGTCGGAAACCGCCCTCATCCTCAACCACGCCACCGAGAAATCGTTGGTGATCCTCGACGAGATCGGCCGCGGCACCGCCACCTTCGACGGCCTTTCCATCGCCTGGGCCGTCGCCGAGCACCTCCACGACGAGGTGAAATGCCGCACCCTCTTCGCCACCCACTACCACGAGCTCACCGACCTCGCCAACACCCGCGAAGCCGTCACCAACTGCAACGTCGCCGTCCGCGAGTGGAACGAGGAAATCATCTTCCTCCACAAGATCCTCCCCGGCCCCGCCGACAAATCCTACGGCATCCAGGTCGCCCGCCTCGCCGGCCTCCCGAAACCCGTCCTTACCCGCGCCAAGGACATCCTCTCCCACCTGGAAATGAACTCCTCCAAGCCGGAGTCCAAGGAAAAGCACCCGAAACCCAAGACCACGAAACTCGAAGACACCCTCCCGGAGACAAATTCCCCGCAGATGAATCTCTTCGATTTCTGA